In one Acomys russatus chromosome X, mAcoRus1.1, whole genome shotgun sequence genomic region, the following are encoded:
- the LOC127185858 gene encoding LOW QUALITY PROTEIN: zinc finger X-linked protein ZXDB-like (The sequence of the model RefSeq protein was modified relative to this genomic sequence to represent the inferred CDS: inserted 1 base in 1 codon): MEIPRLLPARGTPQGGGGCCPAGGGGVHRAPDSLACQAPTRRLLLLRGAQDGGPGPRSAEAQRASRGLGPIPSSNRLALRPDHQGVHSRRGGGGGGGGGGGGEDFFLLLLDPVGGDVETVGTEQAGGPGWREEAEAGPGPERRQSSANPAGRLAALGSRCLSAVPAPAPLPAAGQAAAAAAAAAFAGTITIHNQDLLLRFENGVLTLTTPPPPAWEPGVAPFPQPPPQPPPPPRPPRPGALIAPQQAGFPPVAAAQLGDCPELPPDLLLAEPAEPAPGPAPPEEEEAEAPAAAQSPRGPLVPGPGVVLYLCPEAQCGQTFAKKHQLKVHLLTHSSSQGQRPFKCPLSGCGWTFTTSYKLKRHLQSHDKLRPFGCPAEGCGKSFTTVYNLKAHMKGHEQENSFKCEVCEESFPTQAKLSTHQRSHFEPXRPYQCAFSGCKKTFITVSALFSHNRAHFREQELFACSFPGCSKQYDKACRLKIHLRSHTGERPFLCDFDGCGWNFTSMSKLLRHKRKHEDDRRFTCPVEGCGKSFTRAEHLKGHSITHLGTKPFVCPVEGCCARFSARSSLYIHSKKHLQDVGAWKSRCPVSACNKLFTSKHSMKTHMAKRHNLSQDLLAQLEAANCLTPSSELSSQGQSDLCGAELVSLFSDVPGHASAAVLDTALVSSGILTIDVASVNSTLAGSLPADDNNNSHSLGQAVDPRALRGAPGDLPQSLDTSLFFGTSVAAGYQQSPLDMDDVSPGNVGLFGSLALKNSGLEPQALTPSNKLTVDTEALTPSSTLCENSVSELLTPAKADWNVQSESDFFGHEEETQFGFSHPTGGHASQKETDLIAVTGTPFLV, encoded by the exons ATGGAAATCCCGAGGCTGCTCCCGGCTCGCGGGACACCACAgggcggcggcggctgctgccCCGCGGGTGGCGGCGGGGTCCACCGAGCCCCGGACTCTCTGGCTTGTCAGGCCCCCACGCGCCGCCTCCTACTGCTCCGGGGGGCCCAAGATGGCGGGCCGGGGCCGCGGAGCGCAGAGGCCCAGAGGGCCTCACGGGGCCTGGGCCCGATCCCTAGCTCGAACCGGTTGGCGCTGAGGCCGGATCACCAGGGCGTCCACAGCCGccgtggcggtggcggcggcggcggcggcggcggcggcggcgaagACTTCTTCCTGTTGCTGCTTGACCCGGTGGGTGGCGACGTAGAAACAGTGGGCACGGAGCAGGCCGGAGGGCCcgggtggagggaggaggccgaggcaggcccGGGCCCCGAGCGGCGCCAGAGCAGCGCGAACCCAGCGGGCCGGCTGGCGGCGCTGGGCTCCCGCTGCCTGTCGGCGGTCCCGGCTCCGGCTCCGCTCCCCGCAGCTGGCcaggcagcggcggcggcggcggcggcggccttCGCGGGCACCATCACTATCCACAACCAGGACTTGCTGCTGCGCTTTGAGAACGGCGTCCtcaccctgaccacgcccccgcCGCCTGCCTGGGAACCGGGGGTCGCGCCTTTCCCCCAgccgccgccgcagccgccgccaCCCCCGAGGCCGCCACGGCCAGGGGCACTGATCGCCCCGCAGCAGGCCGGGTTTCCGCCGGTCGCCGCGGCGCAGCTGGGCGACTGCCCCGAGCTGCCACCGGACCTCCTGCTGGCGGAGCCGGCGGAACCCGCGCCGGGCCCGGCGCctccggaggaggaggaggccgagGCCCCGGCCGCCGCCCAGAGCCCCCGCGGGCCTCTGGTCCCGGGCCCGGGCGTGGTGCTGTACCTGTGCCCGGAGGCGCAGTGCGGCCAAACCTTCGCCAAGAAGCACCAGCTGAAGGTGCACCTGCTGACGCACAGCAGTAGCCAGGGCCAGCGGCCCTTCAAGTGCCCCCTGAGCGGCTGCGGCTGGACCTTCACCACGTCTTACAAGCTCAAGAGACACCTGCAGTCGCACGACAAACTGCGGCCCTTTGGCTGCCCGGCGGAGGGCTGTGGCAAGAGCTTCACCACCGTGTACAACCTCAAAGCGCACATGAAGGGGCACGAGCAGGAGAACTCCTTCAAGTGCGAGGTGTGTGAGGAGAGCTTCCCCACGCAGGCCAAGCTCAGCACCCACCAGCGCAGCCACTTTGAGC AGAGGCCTTACCAGTGTGCGTTTTCTGGCTGCAAGAAGACGTTCATTACTGTGAGTGCCCTCTTTTCTCATAACCGCGCCCACTTCAGGGAACAGGAACTTTTTGCCTGCTCTTTCCCTGGCTGCAGCAAGCAGTATGACAAGGCTTGCAGGCTCAAGATTCACCTGCGCAGCCACACCGGGGAGAGACCCTTCCTTTGCGACTTTGATGGCTGTGGCTGGAACTTCACCAGCATGTCCAAGCTCTTAAGGCACAAGAGGAAGCACGAGGACGACCGCAGGTTCACCTGCCCCGTGGAGGGCTGCGGCAAGTCCTTCACCAGGGCCGAGCACCTGAAAGGCCACAGCATCACCCACCTGGGCACCAAGCCCTTCGTGTGCCCCGTGGAAGGCTGCTGTGCCAGGTTCTCCGCTCGGAGCAGCCTCTACATCCACTCCAAGAAGCACTTGCAGGACGTGGGCGCTTGGAAGAGCCGGTGCCCGGTCTCCGCCTGTAACAAACTCTTCACATCCAAGCACAGCATGAAGACCCACATGGCCAAAAGGCACAACCTCAGCCAGGACCTCTTGGCCCAGCTCGAGGCTGCCAACTGTCTCACACCCAGCAGTGAACTCAGCAGCCAGGGGCAGAGTGACCTCTGTGGCGCGGAGCTAGTGTCTCTCTTCTCGGATGTGCCTGGCCACGCTTCTGCTGCGGTGCTGGACACGGCCTTGGTCAGCTCTGGAATCTTGACCATTGATGTGGCCTCTGTCAACTCCACCCTGGCAGGAAGCCTCCCTGCCGAcgataacaacaa CAGCCATTCCTTAGGGCAAGCGGTGGACCCTCGGGCCTTGAGGGGAGCCCCCGGTGACCTTCCCCAGAGTCTGGATACCTCTCTCTTCTTCGGGACCTCGGTGGCCGCCGGATACCAGCAGAGCCCCTTAGACATGGACGATGTCTCCCCTGGGAACGTGGGGCTCTTTGGCTCCTTGGCTCTGAAAAACTCGGGCCTGGAGCCCCAGGCTCTGACGCCCAGCAATAAGCTAACCGTGGACACAGAAGCTCTGACTCCCTCCAGCACCCTGTGTGAAAACAGTGTCTCAGAACTACTGACCCCAGCCAAAGCCGATTGGAATGTGCAGTCCGAATCTGACTTCTTTGGGCACGAGGAAGAAACCCAGTTCGGATTCTCCCACCCAACGGGAGGCCATGCTTCTCAGAAAGAAACAGACCTTATCGCGGTGACTGGCACCCCGTTTTTGGTATGA